In the genome of Triticum urartu cultivar G1812 chromosome 5, Tu2.1, whole genome shotgun sequence, one region contains:
- the LOC125508331 gene encoding uncharacterized protein LOC125508331 translates to MAAAEASSSPNPPRPDLRRRQRRLVFDRRYGWIFDEWTDPAVAALSGGRGMFCVLPMAQSLMSAAAYSVDYATDSVSAALKRPDIFSPLAYLPHLQLHRKQQTWFDGLEQSGVVADTKLIPCSTL, encoded by the exons ATGGCGGCAGCAGAAGCCTCCTCCTCCCCCAATCCGCCGCGTCCTgacctccgccgccgccagcgccgcctcGTATTCGACCGGCGCTACGGATGGAT TTTCGACGAATGGACGGACCCGGCCGTCGCCGCCCTCTCCGGTGGCAGGGGAAT GTTCTGCGTACTCCCGATGGCTCAGTCGCTGATGAGCGCGGCCGCATATTCG GTTGACTATGCAACCGATTCAGTTAGCGCAGCTCTTAAACGCCCTGACATTTTCTCCCCACTGGCATATCTTCCTCACCTGCAATTGCATAGGAAGCAACAAACTTGGTTCGACGGACTTGAGCAATCTGGAGTCGTAGCTGATACCAAGTTAATACCATGTAGTACTCTGTAA